A region of Burkholderia lata DNA encodes the following proteins:
- a CDS encoding thiolase family protein, producing the protein MVKTLSELRPVYVVGVGWHRYQEPTGTPYVQLGLTAVRQALQDARAQWAAVDTSYVGTGRLGIASGRPMLSHLGSNEGSIVHIENASASGSAAFRHACIEVAAGLADIGLAVGVDKIDGPTQIALTKTGISDLARDAIAPFTHYALLTDAYMARYGVGIDEIARVAVKNHRNGASNSNAHRQKVRSLDDVLNARAVSGQLTTLQCCPVGEGAAAVVVASEEGIRRHGLDAARAIRVASSAAISETVYPAGVDFDAELTRRVGSCAMQQAQVHPVDLDVLELHDAFAIEELQYIEALGLCNPGDAARKLKAGAYDIGGEMAVSPSGGLIAMGHPLGPTGIGQIGEITMQLRGEAGARQHRGAKTGLAHMVGLGAVAYAHVLRRD; encoded by the coding sequence ATGGTCAAGACACTCTCGGAACTTCGGCCTGTCTACGTCGTCGGCGTAGGCTGGCATCGTTATCAGGAACCGACCGGCACGCCGTACGTCCAGCTCGGTCTCACCGCGGTCCGGCAGGCGCTTCAGGACGCGCGCGCGCAATGGGCGGCCGTCGACACCAGTTACGTCGGCACCGGCCGGCTCGGAATCGCGAGCGGCCGTCCGATGCTCAGCCACCTCGGCAGCAACGAAGGGTCGATCGTGCACATCGAGAATGCATCCGCGTCGGGTTCGGCGGCGTTCCGGCACGCATGCATCGAAGTCGCGGCCGGGCTCGCCGACATCGGCCTCGCGGTCGGTGTCGACAAGATCGACGGACCGACGCAGATCGCGCTGACGAAGACCGGTATAAGCGATCTCGCGCGCGACGCGATCGCGCCGTTTACGCACTACGCGCTGCTGACCGACGCGTACATGGCCCGGTACGGCGTCGGCATCGATGAGATCGCACGGGTCGCGGTGAAGAATCATCGCAACGGCGCATCGAATTCGAATGCACATCGCCAGAAGGTGCGCTCGCTGGACGACGTGCTGAATGCGCGCGCGGTGTCCGGCCAGTTGACGACGCTGCAGTGCTGCCCGGTCGGCGAAGGCGCGGCGGCAGTAGTCGTCGCGTCGGAAGAAGGCATCCGCCGGCACGGGCTCGATGCGGCGCGCGCGATTCGCGTCGCTTCGTCGGCGGCGATCAGCGAGACCGTCTACCCGGCCGGCGTCGATTTCGACGCGGAACTGACGCGCCGCGTCGGTAGCTGCGCGATGCAGCAGGCGCAGGTGCATCCGGTCGACCTCGACGTGCTGGAACTGCACGACGCGTTCGCGATCGAGGAACTGCAATACATCGAGGCGCTCGGCCTGTGCAACCCCGGCGACGCGGCACGCAAGCTGAAGGCGGGCGCCTACGACATCGGCGGCGAAATGGCGGTGAGCCCGTCCGGCGGGCTGATCGCGATGGGGCACCCGCTCGGGCCGACCGGGATCGGCCAGATCGGCGAAATCACGATGCAGTTGCGCGGCGAAGCCGGCGCGCGCCAGCATCGCGGCGCGAAAACGGGTCTCGCGCATATGGTTGGCCTCGGGGCCGTCGCCTATGCGCATGTACTGCGGCGTGACTGA
- a CDS encoding NAD(P)H-dependent flavin oxidoreductase, whose product MRGLPSRITQRLRLPLIAAPMLRVSGPDLVITACLNGVVGAFPTANARNLDELDAWLTRIVATLAQMPGRAAPWCPNLIMHRDAGRLRDEVALIVRHCVEMAITSVGSPAPVIPALHAAGCLVFADVASIRHARRAIEAGADGLVLLTAGAGGQTGWLNGFAFVRAVRAFYDGPIVLAGGVSDGAALFAARALGCDLAYMGTRFIATDESLASDAYKTMLVGSDADDVMLTRAVTGLPASMLRPSLVAAGLDPDALDESITPERARVLFGQAKDTERPARWKDIWSAGHAVGGVSGVQSVEHLVATTEREYDAARERMAAITGGAR is encoded by the coding sequence ATGCGCGGCCTGCCTTCCCGGATCACGCAGCGCCTGCGACTGCCGCTCATCGCCGCGCCGATGCTGCGCGTGTCGGGCCCCGACCTCGTGATCACCGCGTGCCTGAACGGCGTGGTAGGCGCATTCCCGACCGCAAACGCGCGCAATCTCGACGAACTCGATGCGTGGCTGACGCGGATCGTCGCGACGCTCGCGCAGATGCCCGGCCGCGCCGCACCGTGGTGTCCGAACCTGATCATGCATCGCGACGCCGGCCGGCTGCGCGACGAAGTCGCGCTGATCGTCAGGCATTGCGTGGAGATGGCGATCACGAGCGTCGGTTCGCCGGCGCCGGTCATTCCGGCACTGCACGCAGCCGGCTGCCTCGTGTTCGCCGACGTCGCGTCGATTCGGCACGCGCGGCGTGCAATCGAAGCCGGTGCCGACGGCCTGGTCTTGCTGACCGCGGGGGCCGGCGGCCAGACCGGTTGGCTCAACGGCTTCGCGTTCGTGCGTGCGGTGCGTGCATTCTACGATGGACCGATCGTGCTTGCCGGCGGCGTGAGCGATGGCGCGGCGCTGTTCGCGGCGCGTGCGCTCGGATGCGATCTGGCGTACATGGGCACCCGCTTCATCGCGACCGACGAAAGCCTCGCGTCGGACGCCTACAAGACGATGCTCGTCGGGTCGGATGCCGACGACGTGATGCTGACGCGAGCGGTCACCGGGCTGCCGGCCAGCATGCTGCGGCCGTCGCTCGTCGCGGCCGGGCTTGATCCGGATGCCCTTGACGAATCGATCACGCCCGAGCGTGCGCGGGTGCTGTTCGGTCAGGCAAAGGACACCGAACGGCCGGCCCGCTGGAAAGACATCTGGAGTGCGGGACACGCGGTCGGTGGCGTATCGGGCGTGCAATCGGTCGAACACCTCGTCGCGACGACCGAGCGCGAGTACGACGCGGCGCGGGAACGGATGGCGGCCATTACAGGGGGGGCGCGATGA
- a CDS encoding zinc-binding dehydrogenase gives MTGAGAVLNGLKPDAGTSIAVFGCGPVGLAAILAARTAGCATIVAIDRSIAPRSRPEMARERGATHVIDAGAGSAVATIYSIVPGGMHTSIDATGVAAASAVCSASRRLGEGRGGDAEPAARRAGGRRHPRVPEWPG, from the coding sequence ATGACCGGGGCCGGCGCGGTGCTCAACGGGCTGAAACCCGACGCCGGCACGAGCATCGCGGTGTTCGGCTGTGGTCCGGTCGGGCTCGCCGCGATCCTCGCCGCGCGTACGGCCGGATGCGCGACGATCGTCGCGATCGATCGATCGATCGCACCGCGTTCGCGGCCCGAGATGGCCCGCGAACGCGGTGCGACGCACGTGATCGATGCCGGCGCGGGCAGTGCGGTCGCGACGATCTATTCGATCGTGCCGGGCGGCATGCATACCAGCATCGACGCGACCGGCGTCGCGGCGGCCAGTGCGGTTTGCTCGGCGTCTCGGCGTCTCGGCGAAGGGCGCGGAGGTGACGCTGAGCCAGCCGCACGTCGCGCTGGCGGGCGTCGGCATCCGCGGGTTCCCGAGTGGCCTGGCTGA
- a CDS encoding LuxR C-terminal-related transcriptional regulator: MKSLSRPFAAPLDMSVAAPAPFASHADTGAHLDARIAAKLSPPTAGATDISRVAPRDLVCSAQSATLTLVRAPAGFGKTTVMTQCFARFGRLGFDTGWLTLDQGDNDPSRVLHVLNLCLLRMGGERPTSGNMPSIEDVTLAVFDRIAAHATPFVLFVDEFEAIHDQGVIALFQEIVDRLPRHGRIVIGSRSQPHLPLGRLRTQGKLLELDAEQLRFSLAETDRMLNGQTGMALSVEDLDHLQRKTEGWPAALRLASLALENRDATRALIDRFSGSHEAIAEYLIEDVLGSLSEPVQAFLLRCSVLRQFSVPVCSALNPGVDGEHMLQTLEKAGLFVVRVDAHEPAYRFHSLFAEFLRAQLVRRHPDRVPGLHLAASHWYERNGYPVPAIDHALDAEAFVCASTLLQRHAIDFLAQGRLRLLARWFARLPAGCVADHAEVGIVHAWTVCLTRGPGEAMALLGASGWLSASSDTVRAHASACHVALLATLDRVEDAYDEGRCCLAALPNAHPFAHSSLVNLVANVATTMGHRDEARRLLGAAKSLGDPQSVLNRMYSEATEGLLDLQEGHLRLATARFHLAATIAGGHEATGFTDGNAWAGLLYARALYEADRVSEAEPLLNVYVPLARDIGLPDHAIAGYAMLARLAFQRGDIDPAFLLLAQLERLGHDRRLPRVVASAHLERARLLLLQGNAEASRSQLDLAEAAAEPWARIEALRFPAHEVETLTIAKLRWQLHFGDPDAAARALAQARGAAAADGRRWREMKLRVLECLASLRARHERDALAAAAPLIGTLCAEGFVRMLVDEGPLAAQLALRCQADGATRARDPLLEEYLHACIAPFDVEREAPPASVPEDGTALPAESLTRKELRVLQLLAQGYSNGALAEKLFVSDSTVRTHLRNINAKLNVPNRTSAVAAGRRLGLVD; this comes from the coding sequence ATGAAATCACTGTCCCGACCTTTCGCGGCTCCGCTCGACATGTCGGTTGCGGCGCCCGCGCCGTTTGCATCGCACGCGGATACCGGCGCGCACCTCGATGCCCGGATCGCCGCGAAACTGTCGCCACCGACCGCCGGCGCAACCGATATCTCACGCGTCGCACCGCGCGATCTTGTCTGCTCGGCGCAGTCGGCCACGCTCACGCTCGTGCGCGCCCCGGCCGGTTTCGGCAAGACGACCGTCATGACGCAATGCTTCGCGCGCTTCGGCCGGCTGGGCTTCGATACCGGATGGCTCACGCTCGATCAGGGCGACAACGATCCGTCCCGTGTGCTGCACGTCCTGAATCTGTGCCTGCTGCGCATGGGCGGCGAACGCCCGACATCGGGCAACATGCCGTCAATCGAGGACGTCACGCTCGCGGTATTCGACCGGATCGCAGCACACGCCACGCCATTCGTGCTATTCGTCGACGAATTCGAAGCCATTCACGATCAGGGCGTCATCGCGCTGTTTCAGGAAATCGTCGATCGGCTGCCACGGCACGGACGCATCGTGATCGGCTCGCGCAGCCAACCGCACCTGCCGCTCGGACGCCTGCGCACCCAGGGGAAACTCCTCGAACTGGATGCGGAGCAGCTACGCTTCTCGCTCGCGGAAACCGACCGAATGCTGAACGGCCAGACCGGCATGGCGCTCAGCGTAGAGGATCTCGATCACCTGCAGCGCAAGACGGAGGGGTGGCCGGCAGCGCTCAGGCTCGCGTCGCTCGCACTCGAGAATCGCGACGCGACGCGTGCACTCATCGATCGCTTCTCGGGCTCCCACGAGGCGATCGCCGAATACCTGATCGAGGACGTGCTCGGAAGTCTGTCCGAGCCGGTGCAGGCCTTTCTGCTTCGCTGCAGCGTGCTTCGCCAGTTCAGTGTTCCGGTCTGCAGTGCGCTCAATCCCGGCGTCGACGGCGAGCACATGCTGCAGACGCTCGAGAAGGCCGGCCTGTTCGTCGTACGTGTTGACGCGCACGAACCGGCCTACCGGTTTCACAGCCTGTTCGCGGAATTCCTGCGCGCGCAGCTCGTGCGCCGGCATCCGGACCGCGTGCCTGGCCTGCATCTCGCCGCCTCGCACTGGTACGAACGGAACGGCTACCCAGTGCCGGCGATCGATCACGCGCTCGATGCGGAAGCTTTCGTTTGCGCCTCGACACTGTTGCAGCGCCATGCGATCGACTTTCTCGCGCAGGGCAGGTTGCGCCTGCTGGCTCGCTGGTTCGCTCGGCTACCGGCCGGTTGCGTGGCCGACCACGCTGAAGTCGGCATCGTTCACGCATGGACGGTATGCCTGACCCGCGGCCCGGGTGAGGCGATGGCGCTGCTGGGCGCGTCGGGCTGGCTCTCGGCCTCATCCGATACGGTGCGCGCGCACGCAAGCGCATGTCACGTCGCTTTGCTCGCCACGCTCGACCGCGTCGAGGATGCGTACGACGAAGGCCGGTGCTGCCTCGCCGCGCTGCCGAACGCACACCCGTTCGCACACAGCTCGCTCGTCAACTTGGTCGCCAACGTCGCAACGACAATGGGACATCGCGACGAAGCGCGCCGTCTGCTGGGCGCGGCGAAATCACTCGGCGACCCGCAAAGCGTGCTCAACCGGATGTACAGCGAAGCGACGGAAGGCCTGCTCGATCTTCAGGAAGGACATCTCCGGCTGGCGACCGCGCGCTTTCACCTGGCCGCGACCATCGCGGGCGGTCATGAAGCGACCGGCTTCACCGACGGCAACGCGTGGGCGGGCCTGCTGTATGCGCGTGCACTCTACGAAGCCGACCGCGTGAGCGAAGCGGAGCCGCTGCTCAACGTCTATGTCCCGCTCGCGCGCGACATCGGCCTGCCCGATCACGCAATCGCTGGCTACGCGATGCTGGCCCGCCTCGCCTTTCAGCGCGGCGATATCGACCCGGCCTTCCTGCTGCTCGCGCAACTCGAACGGCTCGGCCACGATCGCCGCCTGCCGCGCGTCGTGGCGAGCGCTCACCTGGAGCGTGCGAGATTGCTGCTGCTGCAGGGCAATGCCGAGGCGTCGCGCTCGCAGCTCGACCTCGCCGAGGCAGCTGCCGAGCCCTGGGCACGCATCGAGGCATTGCGCTTTCCGGCGCACGAAGTGGAAACGCTGACGATCGCGAAGCTGCGCTGGCAACTGCACTTCGGCGATCCGGACGCGGCGGCCCGCGCGCTCGCGCAGGCGCGCGGCGCGGCCGCCGCCGACGGGCGGCGCTGGCGCGAAATGAAATTACGGGTGCTCGAATGCCTCGCGTCGCTGCGCGCCCGACACGAGCGCGACGCGCTCGCGGCCGCCGCCCCGCTGATCGGCACGCTGTGCGCCGAAGGTTTCGTCCGCATGCTCGTCGACGAGGGTCCGCTCGCGGCGCAACTGGCGCTGCGCTGCCAGGCGGACGGCGCGACGCGCGCACGCGATCCGCTACTGGAAGAGTATCTGCACGCATGCATCGCGCCCTTCGACGTCGAGCGCGAAGCGCCCCCGGCAAGCGTGCCGGAAGACGGCACGGCTCTGCCTGCCGAATCGCTGACGCGCAAAGAGCTTCGCGTGCTGCAACTGCTCGCGCAAGGCTATTCGAACGGTGCGCTGGCCGAGAAACTGTTCGTGTCGGACAGCACGGTCCGCACGCACTTGCGCAACATCAACGCAAAGCTGAACGTACCGAACCGGACGAGCGCCGTCGCGGCCGGGCGGCGGCTCGGGCTGGTCGACTGA
- a CDS encoding AraC family transcriptional regulator, with protein sequence MRSHACRVVPRQMTTTSGDRLRGPAPARQVGAGQTGLSAPAVRPGLFHDGRNRSSACRRQVTDQSGSEAGLPRRSTGTHIRRRATRWRGGCFSGTVAADIGWWGGRNMMADVSKVDGSIAMHFVREAIRVARARGIDVERILLASDIESAFVDLDFARVTPQHYGRMWLLLAEQMDDEFFGMDSHAVRAGSFALACRCALGATSLEHALHRFTHFYRVAMDDLWPSVERRDGRACLVLTSRAGTPRPFALCMMFVILIGVSSWLAGRRIPITDVEFGVAVTDHVDEYRMLFGAATRFDGTRTFVAFDETFLDLPVIRDAASLAVFLHGAPSNILRRYRDRGSVSARIRQHLRGIDVAEWPDFTGVANAMHVAERTLFRRLSAEGRSYQHIKDELRRDMAVHLLGNSTLGIGDIAAQLGFSEPSAFHRAFRKWTGEGPGAYRATVTKG encoded by the coding sequence ATGCGTTCGCACGCATGTCGCGTGGTACCACGCCAAATGACGACGACGTCTGGCGATCGACTTCGCGGTCCGGCACCGGCCCGTCAAGTGGGTGCCGGACAGACAGGTTTGTCCGCACCCGCCGTTCGGCCGGGTCTTTTCCACGATGGCCGGAACCGGTCATCCGCGTGCCGACGCCAGGTCACCGATCAATCCGGATCTGAAGCTGGTCTGCCTCGCCGGAGCACCGGCACGCACATTCGCCGGCGGGCGACGCGCTGGCGAGGCGGGTGTTTCTCCGGTACAGTCGCCGCAGATATCGGGTGGTGGGGAGGCAGGAACATGATGGCCGACGTGAGCAAGGTCGATGGCTCGATCGCGATGCATTTCGTACGCGAGGCGATCAGGGTCGCGCGGGCACGGGGCATCGATGTGGAGCGCATCCTGCTGGCATCGGACATCGAATCGGCGTTTGTCGATCTCGATTTCGCGCGCGTGACGCCGCAACACTACGGTCGTATGTGGCTGCTGCTCGCGGAGCAAATGGACGACGAATTCTTCGGCATGGACAGTCATGCGGTGAGAGCGGGCAGCTTCGCGCTCGCGTGCCGCTGCGCGCTTGGCGCGACCAGTCTCGAGCATGCGCTGCATCGCTTCACGCACTTCTATCGGGTGGCAATGGACGATCTGTGGCCGAGCGTCGAACGTCGCGACGGCCGCGCGTGTCTCGTGTTGACGAGTCGTGCGGGAACGCCGCGCCCCTTTGCGCTTTGCATGATGTTCGTGATTCTGATCGGCGTATCAAGCTGGCTGGCCGGTCGTCGGATTCCAATCACGGATGTCGAGTTCGGTGTCGCGGTGACCGACCACGTTGACGAATACCGGATGCTGTTCGGCGCGGCGACGCGCTTCGACGGTACGCGCACGTTCGTTGCATTCGACGAAACTTTCCTCGATCTGCCGGTGATCCGCGACGCCGCGTCGCTTGCCGTGTTTCTGCACGGCGCACCGTCGAACATCCTGCGACGCTACCGCGATCGCGGTAGCGTCAGCGCGCGGATCCGGCAGCATTTGCGCGGCATCGATGTGGCTGAGTGGCCGGATTTTACGGGCGTCGCGAACGCGATGCATGTCGCCGAGCGCACCCTGTTCCGCCGCCTCAGTGCAGAAGGGCGTTCATACCAGCACATCAAGGACGAGTTGCGGCGCGACATGGCGGTGCACCTGCTCGGCAACTCGACGCTCGGCATCGGCGACATCGCCGCGCAGCTCGGTTTCTCAGAGCCGAGCGCGTTTCACCGGGCATTCCGCAAGTGGACGGGTGAGGGGCCGGGTGCGTATCGCGCCACGGTGACGAAGGGATAG
- a CDS encoding crotonase/enoyl-CoA hydratase family protein yields MNEPLVLTERRGPILIVTINRPQAKNACDAATARAMNDAADLLDADDSLFVGIVTGAGGTFSAGADLRAVARGEAASTPERGGFGIFRRPPSKPVIAAVEGVAVGGGMELCMACDLVVAASDARFGLPEVRHNVLAIGGGLFRTVRRIPYNIAMEFLLTGEMQAADTMQRWGFVNRITEPGAALAGAIELAERMLVNGPTALAATKQAVRASIDWREDDAWTLQMPIANRALESEDRKEGVQAFLEKRKPVWKGR; encoded by the coding sequence ATGAACGAACCTCTCGTATTGACCGAACGCCGCGGCCCGATCCTGATCGTGACGATCAACCGGCCGCAAGCGAAGAACGCGTGCGATGCGGCCACCGCGCGCGCGATGAACGACGCGGCCGACCTGCTCGATGCCGACGACTCGCTGTTCGTCGGCATCGTGACCGGCGCGGGCGGCACTTTTTCCGCCGGCGCCGACCTGCGTGCGGTCGCACGCGGCGAAGCGGCGTCGACGCCGGAGCGAGGCGGCTTCGGCATCTTCCGGCGGCCGCCGTCGAAACCGGTGATCGCAGCCGTCGAGGGCGTCGCGGTGGGCGGCGGCATGGAGCTGTGCATGGCGTGCGACCTCGTCGTCGCGGCGAGCGATGCGCGCTTCGGCCTGCCGGAAGTGCGGCACAACGTGCTTGCGATCGGCGGCGGGCTGTTCCGTACCGTGCGGCGGATCCCGTACAACATCGCGATGGAATTCCTGCTGACCGGCGAAATGCAAGCCGCCGACACGATGCAGCGCTGGGGCTTCGTCAACCGCATCACCGAGCCGGGCGCGGCGCTCGCGGGCGCGATCGAGCTGGCGGAACGGATGCTCGTCAACGGGCCCACCGCGCTCGCGGCGACCAAGCAGGCGGTGCGCGCGTCGATCGACTGGCGGGAGGACGACGCCTGGACGCTGCAGATGCCGATCGCGAACCGGGCGCTCGAATCGGAAGACCGCAAGGAGGGCGTGCAGGCCTTCCTCGAGAAACGCAAGCCGGTGTGGAAGGGGCGTTGA
- a CDS encoding class I adenylate-forming enzyme family protein, translating to MPNSLEHWAADRPDDIAIVDGDTTLTFRAWNDAADRAARGLLDLGAQPGDIIAIRSQIRHEWQIVHAAAAKLGCSVLPFNWRLTTVETRFVLEDSRATFLVFDDDDPAVCLAASEGLPLKARISLGAGQAPDVVRFANLIDTPAPTHLFSTGRPPLIIYTSGTTGRPKGVAMIRAEVTPEMLEYVQSIEAVDPQRAGAVTLLTLPMHHGAGPNLCWNALRAGNPIVMMRRFEPEAALAVIERWRVNHWTVVPTMLKRVASLAPDVLARYDISSIRSIRVGAAPVPSTVREWTIGHFGHVLHEGYGATEVGMIAHLRPEDMQRKPGSSGLPHRHVHIRIKDESGHALPAGQVGAVWVKSPVVIDRYLNGPMLGRDVLDSDSYFAVGDAGWLDEDGFIYLSDRIKDMIISGGVNIYPAEIEAAMITHPAVQDVAVIGIPDDEFGEAVKAFVELRPGMSLDADTLQAFIQPLLASYKRPRTIEFVAELPRSTMGKVLKRELRNPFWKNQERSV from the coding sequence GTGCCGAATTCCCTTGAACACTGGGCGGCTGACCGCCCCGACGATATCGCGATCGTCGACGGCGACACGACCCTGACCTTCCGGGCGTGGAACGATGCCGCAGACCGCGCAGCCCGCGGCTTGCTCGATCTCGGCGCGCAACCGGGCGACATCATCGCGATCCGGTCGCAGATCCGCCACGAGTGGCAGATCGTGCACGCCGCCGCGGCCAAGCTCGGCTGTTCGGTGCTGCCGTTCAACTGGCGCCTCACGACGGTCGAGACCCGCTTCGTGCTGGAAGACAGTCGGGCCACCTTCCTGGTGTTCGACGACGACGATCCGGCCGTGTGCCTCGCCGCCAGCGAAGGTTTGCCGCTCAAGGCCCGGATCTCGCTCGGCGCCGGGCAGGCGCCCGATGTCGTTCGATTCGCAAACCTGATCGATACCCCGGCGCCGACGCACCTGTTTTCGACAGGTCGTCCGCCGCTGATCATCTACACGTCCGGCACGACCGGGCGGCCGAAAGGCGTTGCGATGATCCGTGCGGAAGTCACGCCCGAGATGCTCGAGTATGTGCAGAGCATCGAGGCGGTCGACCCGCAACGCGCGGGCGCCGTCACGCTGCTGACGCTGCCGATGCATCACGGCGCGGGCCCGAATCTCTGCTGGAACGCGCTACGCGCCGGCAACCCGATCGTGATGATGCGCCGCTTCGAGCCCGAGGCGGCCCTCGCCGTGATCGAGCGCTGGCGGGTCAACCACTGGACCGTCGTGCCGACGATGCTCAAGCGCGTCGCGTCGCTGGCGCCCGACGTGCTCGCCCGCTACGACATCTCGTCGATCCGCTCGATCCGGGTCGGCGCCGCACCCGTGCCGAGCACCGTGCGCGAATGGACCATCGGCCATTTCGGCCACGTACTGCACGAAGGCTACGGCGCAACCGAGGTCGGCATGATCGCGCACCTGCGTCCGGAAGACATGCAGCGCAAGCCCGGTTCGAGCGGCCTTCCGCATCGTCACGTGCACATCCGCATCAAGGACGAGTCAGGTCATGCGCTGCCGGCCGGCCAGGTCGGCGCGGTCTGGGTGAAATCACCGGTCGTGATCGACCGCTACCTGAACGGCCCGATGCTCGGCCGCGACGTGCTCGACAGCGACAGCTACTTCGCGGTGGGCGATGCCGGGTGGCTCGACGAAGACGGGTTCATCTACCTGAGCGACCGCATCAAGGACATGATCATTTCGGGCGGCGTGAACATCTATCCGGCCGAGATCGAGGCCGCGATGATCACGCATCCCGCTGTCCAGGACGTCGCAGTCATCGGGATTCCTGACGACGAGTTCGGCGAAGCGGTGAAGGCGTTCGTCGAGCTCAGGCCCGGCATGTCGCTCGATGCGGACACGCTGCAGGCGTTCATCCAGCCGTTACTGGCCTCGTACAAACGGCCGCGCACCATCGAATTCGTCGCGGAGCTGCCGCGCAGCACGATGGGCAAGGTGCTCAAGCGCGAACTGCGCAACCCCTTCTGGAAAAATCAGGAACGAAGCGTATGA
- a CDS encoding SDR family NAD(P)-dependent oxidoreductase, producing the protein MNQEQTLFDLEGRVALVTGAGQGVGKGIAQMLAAFGASVVVNDYFVERAQDVAGEIEAAGGKAIAVQADVTDYAGVERLFDTANRHLGGVDILVNNAGNSGAQPDRRDSRKPFWDTEPADWQRFLGVNLDGVMNCCRHALPGMVERQRGRLITIISDAGRCGEGHGLEAYSAAKAGAAGLTRGIARSAGRYGITANNIAISATETPAITAALDNAEFMKKVLASYVIRRVGQPTDIAAMALFLASDASSWITGQTYPVNGGFSFSM; encoded by the coding sequence ATGAATCAGGAACAGACGTTGTTTGATCTCGAGGGCCGTGTCGCACTGGTGACGGGTGCAGGACAGGGCGTCGGCAAGGGCATCGCGCAGATGCTCGCGGCGTTCGGCGCGTCGGTCGTGGTCAACGACTACTTCGTCGAGCGCGCGCAGGACGTGGCGGGCGAGATCGAGGCCGCCGGCGGCAAGGCAATCGCGGTGCAGGCCGACGTGACCGATTACGCCGGCGTCGAGCGCCTGTTCGATACGGCGAATCGGCACCTCGGCGGCGTCGACATTCTCGTCAACAATGCCGGCAATTCGGGTGCGCAGCCCGACCGGCGCGACAGCCGCAAGCCGTTCTGGGATACCGAGCCCGCGGACTGGCAGCGCTTCCTCGGCGTGAACCTCGACGGCGTGATGAACTGCTGCCGGCACGCGCTGCCCGGCATGGTGGAGCGCCAGCGCGGGCGGCTGATCACGATCATTTCCGACGCGGGCCGCTGCGGCGAAGGGCACGGGCTCGAGGCGTATTCGGCGGCGAAGGCCGGTGCGGCCGGGCTGACGCGCGGCATCGCGCGCAGTGCGGGGCGCTATGGCATCACGGCGAACAACATTGCGATTTCGGCGACTGAAACGCCTGCGATAACGGCGGCGCTCGACAACGCGGAATTCATGAAGAAGGTGCTTGCGTCGTACGTGATCCGCCGGGTCGGCCAGCCGACCGACATCGCGGCGATGGCGCTGTTCCTCGCGTCCGACGCGAGCAGCTGGATCACCGGGCAGACCTACCCGGTCAATGGCGGTTTCTCGTTCTCGATGTAA